In Osmerus eperlanus chromosome 4, fOsmEpe2.1, whole genome shotgun sequence, the sequence CGTCCATAGAAATGAAGACCTTACCCTGGTAGATGATCTCTGCAGGCTGCTGCAACACTATGCTGTAGTTTCCAAAGTCTTCCTCGGAGAGTACGCCCCCTACTGCTCGCACCTGTTCGAAAAAGGAAATGAGGAGTTCCTTTGTTCTTGTGCTTCAACCTAGAATAAACTGGTTCTCTcctgagcagggtggagagagggccaACTGGTGCCTGAGTTTAGGAAATACTTTAAAAACTAAAAGAAAGCAGTAGAGAGTCTATCTGAGTTGCAATACAGTATTCATGACTTCTTATATAATGGAAGGTGATGAAGAGACAATTGTGCTTGCTTACTGCAGCGGCCATTTCCTGCGTCAGATTTCCACTGTAGAACTCTGACACCCCGTTGGCTGCCACCGCCTCCAAAATGGCCGCCAGGTCAAGCCGTCTGGTGAACAGgccagagaggggaggctggccgTTGGAGAAAAATAGATTCTGGAATGCCTTCGACATGTTCTGGTCCTTCACTTTAGACAGAGCTTCAGCTAGGGACATGACAGACAGTTACAGGTTAGGTCCTAAAAATACAATATTTCTCGCTTTATTTATAAGCATGGATAATACAATGCTACCACACTGTGGAATGAACTGCACCATCAGTTGTCTTTAACAGGAGAGTTTGGGATGTAGACTGATGTAACAAAACCAATATTGACACAACTACTTGAGTTGTCCATAAATTTGATCATGAGTCTTCAGCTTCAGCACACACATATGGGAAGGCGATAGTATTGCTTGGTTTAAAGTAAAACAATGTATCACGCTTACCTAGGTCATGTGTAACATTGAACCCATTTCTGGCCACATCTGCTGCCATAGTAACCACCTCTTTCCAATGCATTCTAAAGAATAAAAGAGGCACATAAGAcggtttgttttggaaatgcaTAGCTTCTGCTAAACCAAACATGAGTATTCATGAAGCAGGTCATTTCTATCTTTAGTGCTAACACATGCTTCTGGATCATTTACACAGACACCACTTAGTTCTTCAGTTGTCGACACTGATAAAAACCTTCGTTTGAATACTATAATGGCCTCTATGGGGGGCAACCCCCTTAACTCTTACAGTCCTAGCATCATTTAGCTAGATGTTCATCTGTGAATGTACATCATACATAGTGGATAACCAGTTGCAGCCATTGTCTGAAACACCCTTCTTTTAACGACTAAGCCATGTGACTGATAATTACAAGTCACTGGAGTAATTGCAGCTCAACGCTCAGTGGCACAGGAAACTCACTGAGCCTGTTAACGTGATAATAGGGTTACCAAATGTAGACCTCGCCGTTCGGATCACAGGAGAGGAGCCTTCTTTCTGGTTCGAGCTGACAGCTTTAAACATAGCCTGTGGTTTCTGTGTTCACTCTGCAGACCACTGCTGGAAGTGCCTGTGTGGTATTCCAACCCTAACGTTTACTTTTAGTGACAGTCGTACTGTTATCTCttctcttccatctcttctctaactaagggagtcaggtggctgagcgcatagggaatcgggatagtaatctgaaggttgccagttcgattcccggccgtgtcaaatgacgttgtgtccttgggcaaggcacttcaccctacttgcctcagggggaatgtccctgtacttactgtaagtcgctctggataagagcgtctgctaaatgactaaatgtaaatgtaactgcgATCTGTTCTACAAGGACTGGACTGGAAATCTCTACATAGACAGATATGGACCACATGtcgaaagacagaaagaaagaaagaaagaagggattaCCTTCCATAGAGCTGGTGTGCCTGGTGCATTCCACTGAGCATACCTGGGACTCCTACCAAAAGGCCAGGCTGGAACATGACAGCAGAAAGACATTGACATGTTACATAATGCCTCCCCAAATATGCAGCAGGATCACATGAGTAGAAAAGTCAAGATGAAGAATGGGTGTATTATTGGGTTTACTGGTGCAGCCTGAACCCATCGGTCACTAGGACCAAGTGTTGTGATCGAAATATGATTGAGGTATGCTTTCAGTGATAAATGTGCTGCATTGCGGTGGAAGTGCATCCCACTCTACTGTGTAAATGGGCAAAATCGACGAGGGATCTACCTTGAGGTCAAGATTGGTCTGCAGCATGTCCTCCTGAATGGCAGATGGCGCCGTCTCACGGAAGTCAATCACCCTGCTTTCGTTCTTCCGGATATTGTGGACCAGCATCACGCCCCCTCTgtagataacaaacacacatcactCTACCACCCTCTCTCAACCTTGAACGTGTTTTCTAGATGAATTCACCGATAGCACTTGTCACCAAGCACAGTCCCTCCATACATTGCAACTCTGTTCATGTTGGGTTGAAATGATAGTTTGAATGTGTGTTGATAGTCAACGCTTACAAAACTATAATTTACTAATCCCAACATACTCTACACAAGCAGGTGGGACtgagcgtgtgttgtgtgtgctgtgtgtgtgtgtgtgtatgtgtgtatagatgCCACTCGCCCTCCGATGCCCGAGGTGTGCGGGTGCATGATTCCCAGGCAGAGGGCAGCGGCGATGGCAGCGTCCACACTGGAGCCATGCTTCTCCAGGGCCTGGAAGCCCAGAGACGTGCACTGGGCCACGTCCGTCACCACGGCACCCTGGTTAAAGATCTGACAGAAaggaaaatggagagagagagagttggagatagagagagagagagagagagagagagagagagagagagagagagagagagagagagagagagagagagagagagagagagagagagagagaggagaaaggtgggtagagggaggaagggaggtgagTGTGAAAGAAGAACCTATAGCATtttatacacgcacgcacacacacaaggccaccAACCTGTGGGTCCCCAAAGTAGATCTGCATGACGAGAGCCATGGTGACTCCAGTGGCGAAGGTGAGGCAGGCTGTGATGATGACGGTCAGGCCGTCTCTCTGACAGGCACAGTCCTCCGCTAGGGGGTCTCTAGTGGTCTCCCGAAGGGGCGTGATGTCATGGCTGGCCAGGTCAGATGCAGAGGAGGGAAGCCGCTGAAGGCGGGCAGATTTCAGGAacaggtctgggtctgggacaGACAGTCAGTCTATTAGAGACTAGGTTGGAAatgatagcacacacacacacacacacatgaagtgTACATAATGCTATTGACTTTTGGGATTAGACAAAAGTCAGTATACATTGTATTGCTGATGTTCCCATTGGCCACActtgacaagcacacacacacagtagtgacTACAATAAAGGTGTGTACACTGTATATCAACAACAAAGCACTTAATTCAAAATGAACACACCTTACTCAAACACGTTTTTACATACAGCATGACGCCGTCATTTACCTGTGTCCTGCTCACTGAGAAAGTTGTCGTCATCTTTGCGTGACTTTAAAGTGTTCTCTCCGGAAAGCCCATCCTCCTCGGGAAGCCTGGGGAAGCTGGTGATGCTCATGTAGTCCACCGGTGAGTAGGCACTTCCTAATGTCGTCTCCtggctcgcatctttctctgcCACGGTTCCACTGGAATAGCCAGCCCCTGCGTCGTTGGCGGGGTTGTACATGGTCGCCAATTTTCCAAAGTCATACAATGAACGTTTTTAAGTTTTAAGTATTGATCAAGAACGTAGACTCTATGGGCTACTGTCTATTGCCAGTCGATATGACTCGATTATAATTCCCAGGAATTTGTATATTTCAGTCTGGTCTGATCCTTTATAATGTGATGTTACTGGTTAGAAGGTCTTGTCAAAAACACGTTACTGCTCAGGGACATTGCTTCCCAGTTCCGTTTGCGTGATGTGGCATTTTGTATCCATTCCTAAGCCCTCAAAGTACCTGTGGATGAAGGGAGACACATTAAATAATCGTGTTGATTGCCTGGAGCATCATTCACATTCTTATTAAAACGAAATTCAGATACAAAACAGATACGAATTGACAATACCCTTAAATGTTGTTTGTGGCAATAGCAATTGGTTCCATTGTTGACATTAAAACACGCAGCTATATAATCTAGCTGTTGTTTTTAAAACAGGGGCCCCGTTGCTATTTGTATACAGTCCATCCTTTACCTGCCCTTGTCAATGCGCGTGGGACAAAATCCCAGCACGAATGAATATATAACACTACATAGATGCTAATGTATACCCTGTGATTTACAGGCGATGAGAGATGCGCACTCCAATCGCCACCGTCATTCCAGCCATAAATTGACGCATCGGGTTTTATTCTAGCATATGCCATGTTCAAACAGATATCTTATCAAATAAAAAACACACGGGCTTATTGGTAACAACTAGACTTACCTTCTAGAATAAAGATACATCTGGGTTTGAAATAAAAATTGCCATAACGTTGCGGTTTCTCTCGCAACAGCAGTAGCCTACACGGTACAGATCTCTCAGATCAGTGACATCACAGGGTAATGTCACCGTCTTAAAGGTGCAGGTTGTTGCAGGTGCGTCTCCGTAAAATAAAATCGATTTGTCAAAATGTTTACAGGAATCGCATATGAAATGTGAAATAACACCATCGGTGACTGAACAGAGCCGTGGgctcatgaaaaaaaaaaactgctgaCTATTTAGACTTACATGCCCGCCTGCCTGTTTACAATGGGCCCGTTGCCCCTTTAATCGAAGGGGGTTGAAACTGAAAGAGTTGTTTAACAAGTTTTAGTAGGTTAGGGTAGCTTGGGCTCCTACTCCAATTTCAGGTTATtcagtgtcactgtgtgtgtgtgtgtgtgtgtgcgtgtgtgtgtgtgtgtgtgtcagggagacaaaaaaaaactttctttGCATTTCAAGGACCTCTCTTTAGCAGGTCCTCAGTAAATCTTCACACTGTAGCGTTCTACAGACATGATCCCCTGTATCCCCCACCCTTGTCATCCAAACCACCGAGAATCTGGTTTCCTTCAACAACCGAATCCAATAGGAGGAAGGGCTAATAAACTAGGAGTTGGTTGTTTTTTAATGTCTTAAGCGTGGTCTGCTTTGGTTTGTATTGGTTTTATGGGCTGTCATTGCATCATTTAAAGGTGGATAATTAATTGTTGCCAATATAATAAAAACCGTTGATGAGTTATTCATAGAGACACCCTTCATTGTTACACAAATTTCAGGATGAACCTGGAATTTTAGACTACACCCGTACTTTGTATGTACATACATAATGTTCGGTTAAATATAACCTAAACTGTTCTTCATTGGACAGTCTGTCCCCCCACTCCCAAACACATTGGAATGACAAGACGAGATTCAGGTGTCAACCTGAGTATTTATTGTtgttattcttttttttgtgtgtctggtACCTGCGTTTTGCGGAATGGATGCTTTGTAAACCCACCCGTTGGTTTTGCATAGGTTTCACTGTGAAAGGACCAGGTCCAGGGATGGAAAATTCAGAACATCACAAAAACCATGCAGAACTAGTGAAAGGCACAATCACCATAGATATCAGATACACCAAACTTTTTATATGTctatatgttgtttttttttatagggGAGCTGTGTTACTCATTCAGATGTTATACGGGGGGGGACCCCATTGTGTTTTGAAGCTGCCATCATTTCAGAGCACAAATCAGTATAGAAAAATGCTTCCCAGACAAGAAACCACCTTCCTTTTTAAAACATGATACAAGGTGTGTGACTGTACTAGTAACTATATGGGAAAATACAAGCATATATTCtctagtttttgttgttgttgtcgatACATTTAATTTCCGACTTAATAGaatcagcctcctcctccacccccctcccggaCTCACACCtctcatgacacacacataaaccaagGGGCCCTGCCCTCATCCACTGGATGGTTGCCATCCTTGATCCACACCTTTTATGATTCACCCACTGCACACTTACTACACAAAACCGCAGAGATAACATTTGGGCGAGAGGTGtgacagagaggaaaaaaattAAATATGGAAACAGGCTTGTAGTGGTGGATCTGTGAGGAGGGTGTCCAAGCGCACGTGtgttctcacaaacacacagcgtgatctcacacacaaacacacagtgtgatctcacacacaaacacacaatgtgagctcacacacaaacacacagtgtgatctcacacacaaacacacacccctgcgGTCTCTCGTTTACGCCTCTTTCCGACAGAAGACCTCAGAGGCACAACTGGTTTACCTTATTCCCAAAGGTAAGGATGCATGgagaacactgtgtgtgtttatgtgtgtgtatgtactgtgtatgtgtgtgtgtatgcctgtgtgtgtgctaagtGTGCTGTAATTAAGAAGATTGACATATTCCTTAGCCATCTTAAAACAGCAACATAAAGGAAAAATATGAATAATCATACCTTTATATGTTGAGATTGATAGATTCtgaataaaacaaaaataatttacAATAGTTGGCAGAACTGCAAAATCTATGATTTGTCACGTGAGGGGTGAGAAAACAATCAGCTGAAAGAACAAACAATAATTCAGTATATTATATGACGGaaataataaaaacacaggacctCCACACTCCAACTGTACCCATCTCCCGAAAACATCGACACGTCATTCCACTGTTAGTACATCCTCAAAACTACTGACGTGCGCCCCCTCTATCCTGTATTCCACACGTTATGCCTCTAGAGGGAAGCATCCGCCCAAACATACCAAACCAAACGAGGGCTCAATCGTGCATGAGAAACAGGGTGCATCTCAGTTTCAATCAAGGACAGGAACTGGGGGAAGGGTAACTTTCAGACTACTAATAGACCCCCTTGGTTTTCTATTGAAACTTGAGGTGAGGCAGAGAAAGGATTCTTATCGATTAGGCTGACAATGCTCTTACATTAAATGGCATGGAGCACCACAAACTGCGTTCTAATATTTACAAGAAAGATATTTGACCATTATTCAtatgtaacttttttttttagcttTTATGTGTCAACACACAACCTTTCACACACAGACTTTCTATAACGattgaaaggaaaaaaaaacgacaaacaTCCCAAATGAAAAAAGATAAACATTGCACGGCACACAGCTAAAACTTAGACTCACGAAAATGTATGACAGTGCAAACTTACATCCATGTCTCAAATAATTTACAAACTTTAGTATATATTCATATACACTTCAGCACCATAGTTACTATAATAGTTGAATACATGTCAGTGAGCTGGATCTTTAGGTGGAGGACACTGTTAGGGCTGGatgtgagagagataggggagagagaggggagagagagagagagagagagagagagagagagagagagagagagagagagagagagagagggaggcggagagacagagaggagagagggggacgggaacagacagagaggagagagggaggagagagggagagaaagaactacaatagagggaaagagagtgctAGAAAGAAAGATTGATAGGGTAGAGAGGAACAGTAGGCAAGTACAGGGTAGAACAAAACAGGCAAGGACAGATTGTTCTTTGTCCTTTAGCAAGTCCTTTAAATACTTTAAAAGCAGgaccagaaatgtgtgtgtgtgtgtgactttttgtgtgtgtgcctgtgtgtgtgttttcgactgtgtgtgactgtgtgtgtgtggggctgtgtgtgtgaccaagagaccCTCAGTGTCTCCATTATTGCCCTTTTATCAGTTCATGATGAAGGATTCGACGGAAAGACGTTTATGTTAACTGTCTCCACTGTCTCTCTGGGTATCAGTGTGATGGTTAATGACTTAGTCACAGAACACAGATCGTATCATCCAAATAATGAATGTGTGCTGGGCAAATTGTTCTTCTCATCTTTTTGAGGGGTCTTCAATGTGCCGTGTGTATTTAACAGTGACAGTTTTGTTAAGATTGTTGGCTACTCAAGCTTCTTCCTCATGACTTTCAGGAACAGGCTTTTTCAAATGGCGACAGGAAGCAAAGGAAGAAAGCAGCAGGAAGCAGCAGGAAGTGTTTTCAGAAGGAACAATGATGAAAAAAAAcggaacaaaacaaaataaagtgTCCATCGATACCACCCTGCATCTACTTTTACCTGTCATACCCCTGCAACCTACAGGCAAGCCATGGTCCCTTTAAATGAGTTCAGAAAGTTCATATACaccatttttttctttcttcacaATCTACAAATGTAACCCATACCAAACAGGCAGTTTAATTACATTAAAGTAATTAGCCTAAGAATGCTATAAGAATGCTGTTGTTGTGTCTTGGGCAAACTATACTTTTATGCAACATGTTCATCCGTTTCTAAAGACCACAATGACACAATGATGTTTCGCTTAGCGGCACATCCCTAATTAAGGTGATTATGTACTGCTCTACACGGACAGTGCCAGTGTATGTCGGTGTTTGCCAACTACTTGTGTTCTTGGCAAATAAGATAAGGCCACAACACAGCGCTTCATTATGGAGGGCAATGCTGACATGGAAACCATTTGCAAACTGGAAAACCTGACCTTaggctgcacagagagctactACACCTATCTAGAAACTCTTTCTATACCCTAGCAtcttatcttaagtaaaaaggatttgtttacttttttgtttgttcctCTTTAGTTTGTTTTGCACATCATCTTCTCACCTTAGTCTACCTGCTTTCACCcttcagagtgagaggagggagaattaCCTGGGGTGTTTTGTGAACAGGAtttatttctgcctttctttccatctccatATCAGACAGACACGGCTGTGGAATGCCATTGGTCAGATGTACAAGCTGAGGAgggatctcttctctctctctctctctctctctctctctctctctctctctctctctctctctctctgtctctgtctctgtctctctctctctctctccactatgtctgtctctctctttctcactgtacAGAGAATGGACTGAAAGGCCACTCATTAGAGACTCAAAggtctgtcttcctcctcacACTATTATTCTTA encodes:
- the LOC134018474 gene encoding glutathione hydrolase 7, whose translation is MYNPANDAGAGYSSGTVAEKDASQETTLGSAYSPVDYMSITSFPRLPEEDGLSGENTLKSRKDDDNFLSEQDTDPDLFLKSARLQRLPSSASDLASHDITPLRETTRDPLAEDCACQRDGLTVIITACLTFATGVTMALVMQIYFGDPQIFNQGAVVTDVAQCTSLGFQALEKHGSSVDAAIAAALCLGIMHPHTSGIGGGGVMLVHNIRKNESRVIDFRETAPSAIQEDMLQTNLDLKPGLLVGVPGMLSGMHQAHQLYGRMHWKEVVTMAADVARNGFNVTHDLAEALSKVKDQNMSKAFQNLFFSNGQPPLSGLFTRRLDLAAILEAVAANGVSEFYSGNLTQEMAAAVRAVGGVLSEEDFGNYSIVLQQPAEIIYQGHHVMAAPAPQAGAALITALNILEGYNITSQIPRNSTHHWIAESLKISLALASSLGDPMFDSSVSEIVSQMLSKSQAALLRQMINDSQAYPPGHYTPTYALEEGAVASQVMVMGPDDLIVSVMSSLNRPFGSGIVTPSGILLNSQVLDFSWPNKSQSTSPPNLRNALQPGKRPLSFLVPTVVRPALGLCGTYVALGSSNGDKALSGITQVLMNVLSSRKNLSDSLAFGRLHPQLEPDTLLVDSEFLAEDMELLQAKGHEVERVDVLSLVEGTRRTNDLIIGVKDPRSADALALTMSMNMP